In Spirosoma pollinicola, the genomic window GTACATAATCAGGCCTACCGATAGAAATGCCACGACCAACCCATTTTTGGCCAGGAGAGTTGTTATATACTCCATTCTTCCGGTGTTTTCAGCGAGATTCTAGTAATAGACGGAACGAGAAACAGACAGATAGCCACGGGTATAATCCCGGCGGCAAGAGCAATCAGGCCGCTCGACAAGGCCACCCGAACATTTTGAGTAGCCGACATTGCGACAATAACGGGAATGTACATTTTACTCCAGAACAGGATTCCACTTTCCATTTCGGGATGAAGACTATCCCGTTTTTCGAACCAGTTTTGTGCGAAAACAAGCAGCAGCATGGCAAATCCAACGCCCCCCACATTCGCATTAATATGGATAAGCCTACCCAGGGTTTCGCCCAGCAGTTGACCCGCAATAAAACAGCCCGCTAAAAGGGCAACACCTCTGATAAGCATCGGGATTGATAGTTAATTCGGGCCTTAAAATAGTTTCTTCAAGTCATTTTTTGTGACCTTCCCCATAGCGTTGCGCGGGAGATCGTCCACTATAAGATACTGCCGGGGTACTTTATAAGCGGGCATTAATTCACGAATCCAGGCATTCAGCAGGCTGGTATCGAGCGCTGTGTCATTGACAACGAGGGCCGCAACAACCAGTTCTCCCCACTCTTCGTTGTCCACGCCCACCACGCTGCAATCGCTGATTTGGGGATGGGTTCGTAATACTTCTTCTATTTCCAAAGCCGAGATTTTGTAGCCGCCCGATTTGATAATGTCAATTGAACTTCGTCCCAGTATTTTATAATATCCGTCATCCTGCACGGCGACATCGCCCGTTTTAAACCAACCATCGGCCGTAAACGTCGCTTCGGTGGCGTCTGGTTTACGCCAGTATTCCTGAAAAACGTTTGCTCCTTTCACCTGAATTTCGCCGGCATCGCCCGGAGCCACCTCCTGGTTTTGCTCATCGACCAACCGAATGGTTACACCCGGCAATGCCTGCCCAATATGCCCTGCGCGTCGTTCGCCCAGATAAGGGTTACTTATGGCCATACCGATTTCGGTCATGCCGTAGCGTTCCAGCAACCTGTGCCCGCTGATGGTTTCCCATTTTTCCATCACAGAAACAGGCAAAGCCGCCGACCCGGACACCATTAGCCGGAAGGTCGTCATACTGGCCTTTAATGCTTTCTGCTGTTCGTCGGGCAGGCTGTCGAAATAGGCGATCAGTTTAAAATAAATGGTCGGCACGGCCATAAACAGGCCGCTCACAGGCTGTAAGGCCGTCTTTGTGAACCAGTCAAATACTCGTTCGGCAGAAAAATTTGGCAAAAACTCAACCGTTCCTCCCGCCCATAGGGTACATGAAATTACATTTATAATTCCATGTACATGGTGGAGTGGTAACACACACAAAATAGTATCCTGATCTGAATACGCCCAGGCATATACGAGAGTAGATACCTGCGCTTCGATGTTAGCATGTGTCGTCACCACGCCTTTGGGCAGATTCGTGGTACCACTTGTATAGAGAATCATAGCCCGACGGGTGGGTTCCAATTTCGGCAAAACACTAGCTAGTTGCGTTTGAGACTCCCCTACTACAATAAATCGTATGTTATTCAACTCCGAATATGCCTTCAGGACAGGCTCGAACTCGGGGGATACAACGATGATTTCCGCCTGAGTGTCCTCAATTACATACTGTAGCGACGCCAGTGGATACGTTATGCAAAGCGGTACGGCAATGCCGCCAGCCAACCAGATACCCCATTGAGTACGTACATAATCAAAGCCCGGCAG contains:
- the madL gene encoding malonate transporter subunit MadL, yielding MLIRGVALLAGCFIAGQLLGETLGRLIHINANVGGVGFAMLLLVFAQNWFEKRDSLHPEMESGILFWSKMYIPVIVAMSATQNVRVALSSGLIALAAGIIPVAICLFLVPSITRISLKTPEEWSI
- a CDS encoding acyl-CoA synthetase; the encoded protein is MLSLLRRQPIKPAKTAIVANNRSYSYHDLQEASHQFASILLEDRADLLEARVAFMVLPGFDYVRTQWGIWLAGGIAVPLCITYPLASLQYVIEDTQAEIIVVSPEFEPVLKAYSELNNIRFIVVGESQTQLASVLPKLEPTRRAMILYTSGTTNLPKGVVTTHANIEAQVSTLVYAWAYSDQDTILCVLPLHHVHGIINVISCTLWAGGTVEFLPNFSAERVFDWFTKTALQPVSGLFMAVPTIYFKLIAYFDSLPDEQQKALKASMTTFRLMVSGSAALPVSVMEKWETISGHRLLERYGMTEIGMAISNPYLGERRAGHIGQALPGVTIRLVDEQNQEVAPGDAGEIQVKGANVFQEYWRKPDATEATFTADGWFKTGDVAVQDDGYYKILGRSSIDIIKSGGYKISALEIEEVLRTHPQISDCSVVGVDNEEWGELVVAALVVNDTALDTSLLNAWIRELMPAYKVPRQYLIVDDLPRNAMGKVTKNDLKKLF